From the genome of Triticum aestivum cultivar Chinese Spring chromosome 1A, IWGSC CS RefSeq v2.1, whole genome shotgun sequence:
AAGTTAAGTGTGACATCTGCTCAAAGGATTCACATATTGCAGACTTCTGTGCTTGGCTTCATCAGAAGAAACCAGTTGCCACTCTGGTGGGTTTTGGAGGTGAAGGGCTTGGCTGTTTCATTTATGAACATGCCAAAGATCTTGGGTTAAGTGAAAACAATGATGAAGTGGCTTTGGTGAGACTTACGGAAGGTTTTGATGTTAACTTGGATGTTGAACAGTTGGTTAGGTGCTTAGCCAAAACATACCCATGGAGATGGGACTAAAAGCTAAGGTCACCGAGACAACCTTTTTGGTAAACTATCCTTCTATGGCCAAGATAAATGAAGCTGCTATATATGACTGGGTGCCTTTGAAGGGTGAAACCATTATGGTTAATGCCAAAATTTGTAATGATGACTCACTGGCAGTGGGAAGTGCGTATGTGGTTTGGGTTAAAGCAAAAGTTGTTTCCAAGACACTTAAGAATTTCCATGGTTTACATGAGGTGGGATCGATGCCGAGGGTGAATCAAGAAGTGGATATGGTCACCTTGAAGGAATCTGCCTGGTCAGGATAAAAGTAGTTGTAGTAGATCACAATAAAATCCCAAGGTGGACTAAGCTCACTGGCCATTAAGCATGTCCTCAATACTTTGCGATCTTCTTGGGTTGAAGGGCGGATTACCATTGCAGTCCTAACGCTGATTCTTATATCCAGCGTTGGTGTTGGCTACCAGATCAGACCCTCCCTCGGGGTACCTGCGCTTACCACCATTGCCCTGGTTATTGCCATTGTGCCCAACCATACTCTACTGCCGGCCCTTAGCACTGACATTTTTCTTGCCATTATTAGGCTTATCCTCATCTGAATTAGGGTCCTttgtactatcagagtcagcatatctGGTAAGAACATCCATAAGCTTTCCCATATCTGTGTACTTAGtcttaagccgcccaagcttctgttTAAGTGGCTCGAAGCGACAATTTTTCTCCAATGCTAACACAACCTGACCCGCCACAATACCTTCTAAAGTGTGCATGATGGTCACAATCTGGCGGGCCCAATGATGGGGCAGACTCATCCTCTCGCTGTACGCAATGCTCCAAATTGACAATTTTCATTGTTCGGCTTCTTACATGTTCCTTGAAAATTCTTGATAAAATTATCCTTCAGCTCTCCTCAAGTGTTGATGGAGTTGGGGAGAGACTCTTTAACCATGTACGAGTTGTCCCTTCccacatcatggtgaaatacttagcacaaaCTGCATCGCTGGcatctaacatctccatggccagTTCATAACTTTTGATCCAAGACTCTGGAGGGAGGTTTGATGTGTAATTAGGTATCTTACGCGGACCTTTaaaatccttaggcaagcgctcaTTGTGTAGGGCCGGTACTAAACATGGTACTCCGAGACCTCTAATGCCTAACCCAGCCTCAGCTAAAGTTGAAGGGATCACAAGGGGCGGCTCATAAGCCCCCTGGTTTGCTGCTTCCGCCCCTCGACGGGCCCTTGCCCCGTCCACAAGCGCTTGAGATGCACTCCGAGGATCGGGCGGGTTAACATGGGGCGGATTTCGACGACGTTCACTACTGGAGACTGTAGGCGACTCAATACGTCGGCTGTAACTGCGGCTCGGGAGAGTTGTTGAGTGCACACGATCACGACTGCATGAGTAGGCGGCCTGCTGAGCAATAGTTGTCTATAGGAGTTTGACCGCGTTCCGGGTTTCCACCGCGGCCGGTGACTTGCCAGTCATAGGAATTGCCGCCAACCGGGTTGCTGCTGCCAACATGTTATCCACCGGGTTAGAAAAGTGTCCAGGTGGCGTCAGGACACGTTGAGACGGTGTCTGATTGGGGGCGGGTTAGGCGCCCGCTCCTCCCTCCGTGCCAGCTCAGGCTGGTAAGGTTGAGCCACAACCCGATTCCTTGGCATATCTGGGTTTAACTGGGGACTCACCCGTGCATCTGGAGTGCTTGGACCTGCTCCAGGGATGTCAAACAAACGCCTTGAATTGTACATCAACGGTAGGAAATTCTGGTACCTTCTCTGAAAAACTGCATCAGACGCGTTCTGATCCAAACTTAAGTGCCAAGCATCCACCTTTACACGCTCCGCCTCTGCGTCAATCTGAGCCTTCAGCGCGGCTGTCTGAACATTCTCAGCCATgatatctgataacccacaagtataggggatcaattgtagcctctttcgataagtaagagtgtcgaacccaacgaggatctaaaggtagaacaaatatcaaAGTTTGagaaagcgctaggcgttaattatgCGTTTGGCCACCTACTTGCGCTTTTCTAGCTTAGGCGTGATTAGGCGCAATTAGGCGCAATTATGCGTTTTCTATATAATTGTACGGGTATGGGCAAAAAAGAGCAGTTTGACATAAAAAAAGTGCTAGAATGTAAACTGGAGGTACAATTATAAGTTTATAACCTTGTTCTCGCTCCAATATGTTGCCCCTGCCTCTTTGTATGTTGTCCTCTGATCGTCTCCCTCCAATGCATTGTGCAACAGCTAAATACATCATAGAGAAGATGACAAGATGTTAGCAGCAGCAACCAACAAGCAAGGAGCAAGCAAAGCATTATATATCAGATTCATCATTCATATATGTAAAATGTAATGTAATAGGCAGAACATATCACAAGTTCACAACTTGAATGAGCAATCAAAGCAAACTAGCAAAGTAGCAAACAAGCAATGTAATAGGTAGAACATATCACAAGTTCACAACTTCACAAGCAAGCATATTACATAACAAATAAAAGTCTTAAACTTGCTTAGTGCTACCAAACCAAAGTACCACGGCCACGATCCACAATAGTCTCACCCGTGACCACTCCATCATAGTCTCTTACATAACAAATAACAAACAAAAGACAAATGCATGAATGCAAATGCATGATAACTTGATCACTTAATGGCATGATGCTGCCAACCATCATGCAATGAGCCAATGATCACTAGCTCAAATGCTCAATGCCTCTCAATCATCCTCATACTCAATCTCATCTTCATCCACTATCTCCTCATCATCATGATCGGATTCAAACTCCTCCTCCTCAAGGTCTCTCACTCTTGCACTCCTCCGAAGTTGGAGTTGCTCTTGTGCTCCCATTGCTTCACCAAGTAGATCCCATGATATCCCCGTACCCGGATGAACATCTCCATCCTCCTCATCAAGATAAACAACGCTTGCATAATCATCCCCTCCTTCAAATAGAAATCCTTGAGCTTCGGTAGCATCGGTGCTAATGAGCACATCCCATTTCTTCTTCTCTAGGAGCTTTTGTTTCCTAGACAACATCCTATTGTTGAACCTTATGAAGACCAAATTGTTGCATCGCTCCGTTGTGAGCCTATTTCTTCTCTTGGTATGTATCTACATATTAAACATCATTTTGCATGAGCATATTTAAAAACAAAAACGAGAGACAAATGAGGAGACAAAATTGAGAGAAGAGATAATACCGATTCAAATGCACTCCAGTTTCTTTCACAACCAGAAGAGCTAGAGGTCAGAGAGAGGATTCTCATAGCCATTTCTTTCAAATTTGGTGTTTCTCCTCCATAAAGCTTCCACCAACCAACTAGAAATCGGAGAACATATAGCAGTAGCAAgttagtagtagcagcagcaaaaAGCAGCAGTAGCATGGTAGCAGGCTAGCAGCAGCATCAaggtagcagcagcagtagcatggtagcagcagcagcaggaagCAAGCAtcaatagcagcagcaacagcaagaaACAAGCAtcaatagtagcagcagcagcaagaaACAAGCATCAATACTTCAATAGCAGCAGCAAGAAAAGAGTAGCAACTAGTGGGCAGGAGCAAGCAAGTATACCGGGGCTATAGCTTTTATTTTCACATGCTTTTGCAAGCTTCTTTCCAAAAGTTCCTTCTTTGTTTTCATATTTCAGAAACTCGTCATTGACAACCAGCATGCAAGTATCATGATCATTTGCATAGTATTGTTCAGCACACTCCTGAAATCCTTCATTTGCAGTGGTAAAGACGGAGCTATCTGCATAACTATAGTGTGGGTTCAACACATATGCGGCCATGTGCAGTGGAGAATCTAGCCTTCCATTCATCTTCTTTTCAACAATGCCCATAGTATCTTTGTAGTTCCTCTCTAAGTTGTTAAATGCCTCCTTCATCTCCCTCTTTGCATTCACCAACTCTCCATACAACCAAGCCATCGACGGCTTAATATCCCCATCAACCAAACGAAGTACTCTCACCAATGGCTCAAACACCTTTATGCATAGGAGCACACCTTTCCAAAAGTTTGCATCCATCACCGTTGCCGTTGCATCCTTGCCTTTCTTTGTTTTCACATTTTTCATATCTTCCCAAGCTCTTTCAACCACCATATACCTTaaagcatctttcttctccaacaAACTTTGCAATGTGAGAAAAGCGGAAGCAAATCTAGTCACCCCCGGCCTTATGATATCTCTCCTTTTTGTAGCAACCCTCATCAATGCCAAAGTCTTGTGATGCGCATAGATGAAGATGGTGAGGTTCTTTGCTTGATCAATTATTGTTTTGAATCTCTTGAGGCTGCCAATTCCTTGGAGCATTAAGTTGATAGTGTGAGTTGCACAAGAGCTTCAAAAGATCTTCGACCTCTTCTCAAGCAACATTTTCTTGGCTCCCATGTTATTGGAAGCATTGTCCGTCACCACTTGCATCACATGCTCCGCCCCTACCTCCTCAATTGCGCTGTCCACTAGCTGAAATATGACTTCACTTGTATGTGACACATCAGATGTTTCCTTTGATTTGAGAAAACTTGTCCCCCCACTGCAATGCATGCACAAATTCATTATGCTCCTCCTCTTCATGTCCGTCCATGCATCTGTCATGATGGTGCACCCAAGCTTTATCTTCTCCTTCTCACGTTCATCTAACAAACTCTTGGTCCTTGCATATTCATCACTCAACAACTTCTCCCTAAGCTCATATTGAGTAGGAGGCTCATATCCAGGACCAAATTTGCCTATGGCCTCACACATTTGACAAAACTCATCATTGTCAAGAGCATTAAATGGTATGCCTACAAGCAAAGGAACAAAACCATGCAATCAAGCAATCATTTCAAGCACAAGCAAGAAAAGAAATGAAGGACTCCAGAATTACCATGTGAATACACCCATCTAGCAACATATGGTGAACATTGACCTCTTCTCTCCTTGAATAGTGCTTCATTCATACTTAGCTGCTTCAAGGCTTCCTCTTTGCTTGATTTACCATCAATAGGACACACAAACTTGTCCATTGGTCCTAATTTGTTGGGCTCCGATGATGTGCTTCCAACACAAACAGATTCCCTACCATCCCTTGCTTCATTTAGGGCTGTAACATGCACATCAGCCCTCACTTCTGCCGTATGTTTTTTCTTCGCCACCTTCTTTGCCTCATATGCATCAAGAGCTCTCTGGCATATTGCTTTAGCCTCCGGAGTTGATCTTAAACATGAAAGAACGCTTGAGGTGGTGCCTGTGATGTGTAGCTTGAAACGGTTAATTCCTCCGGTGCTAATATGGCCACAAAAGTCACACTTCACCCTCTCCTTGTTTGTGACATCACATAGTTTCCCatagttccatccaacatcattggATTTCCTCTTCAGAGCTATCGGCCTTTCGGACTCTGTTTGGGCGGTGGTGTTCTCTGATGTTGACATCCTATAACAACAAGTCAACAACACAAATTAGCAGCTAGTAGCCACAGACAGCAGCAGCAACTAGCATTAGCAACAAACAAGTAGCAGCAGCAGCCAGCATCAGCATCAGCTAGCATCAGCAGCAAACAAGTAGTAGCAGCATCAAACAGCAGTAGCAGCTAGCAGCAGCAAATTAACAGCAACAGGCAACAGCACCAAGTACTACTACTTTTACTCTACTAGTAAACAGCACCACTAACTACCACCAGCAGCAGCTAACATCACTTCAGCGGCAACTAGTAGCACCAGCAAAGCAGCAACAGGCAGAAGCTAGCAGGAGAAGGTAGGATCGATGGGGATCTGGGGGCTCACCTGCCTAAAGAGAAGAAGACCAGGCCGTGAGATCCACGGCGGGATGAGGTCGAAGGCCAGCAACCGGAGGTGTGGGGGAGGGCCCGAGCAGGAGAGGCGCGAGGAGAAGCTTCAGATCCAGGGCGGAGGGCGTGCTGCTGCCGGTGGCGCGAGGAGAGTCTCGCGGCCCCAAGGAGAGTCCGGCAGCGCGAGGAATGGAGGAGAGGAGACCCTAACCCTAACACGGGCTCGATTTTGACCCTCTGCCTTTCATCCCGTGGCTCCCTGCCTCTTTATCCCGATACCCCGATGGATCCCCTCTCGTCGTTCTGTGCCATTAAGCGCCCGTTCCGCGCTGTTCCGCGCGCTTAAGCTCGCCTCAGCGAGAAAAGCGCTCCGCCTAGGCGCGCGTCGCGCCTTTACGAGCGCACATGGCCTATGCGAGGCGGTAGGCCAGCGCCTTGCGTGTAGGCGCGCATAAGCGCTCGATTAAGCGCGCTTTCCCGAACTttgacaaatattccctcaagttctatcgaccaccgatacaactctacgcacgcttaatgttcgctttaactagaacaagtatgaaactagaagtattctgtaggtgttgttggataggtttgaaagataataaagagcgcgtaaataaaaagtaggggttgtttacataaagacacaactaagttagttttagtagagagcttgttgtcacgagaaagttatttgtccctaggcaatcgataactagaccggtaatcattattgcaattttatttgagggagaggcataagctaacatactttctctttttggatcatatgcacttatgattggaactctagcaagcatccgcaactactaaagatcattaaggtaaaacctaaccatagcattataaggcatcaagtcctctttattcccatacgcaaacaacctacttagtcgggtatgtgtttctatcactcactccgcccaccataagcaaatcatgaacatattgcaaaccctacaacgggggtccctcacgcttgcgcgacacggagagcaccataggatagcaccaataataaaacatgcaactcaaaccaatcacaatcatcaattaacccataggacaaaacggatctactcaaacatcataggataaccatacatcattgagaaataatatatagcattgagcaccatgtttaagtagagattacagcgggtaaaagaggcgttacaccgctgcatagaggggggaagagttggtgatgatggcggtgaagttgttggtgtagattgcagtgatgatgatgacCCCGGCGGCGTTCCAGTGCCATCGAaagaaagggggagagagcccaccttcttcttcttccttgaccttctctctagatgggagaagggtttcccctctggtccatggcctccatggcggcggaggggcgagagcccctccaagattggatttgtctctctgtctttctctttgtttctgcattccagattctgccctttcaccatttcttaaatttccggagatccgtaactctgattgggctgaatgtTGGATACGATTTTTAtccaaatattagctttcttgtggcgaaagaagggcaccaaccgccttatggggtggccacgagggcccaaggcgcgcctgaccccttggggcatgccccctgcctcgtggccccctcggacatcgtctcacgttgattcttcttcccaaaaatcacgtatattccaaaaaaaatctctgtcagtttttatcccatttggactccgtttgatatggattttttgcgaaacaaaaaacatgcaacaaacaggaactgacactggacactggatcaatatgttagtaccaaaaatagtataaaaagttgccaaaagtatatgaaagttgtagaatattggcatgaaacaatcaaaaattataaatacgacggAGACGTCTCAGCATTCctgagcttaattcctgctcgtcctcgagtaggtaaatgataaaaaagataatttttgatgtggaatgctacctagcataatcttgatcatgtaatctaatcatggcatgaatattaagacacaagtgattcagagcaatagtctatcatttgatattaagacaataatactttgagcatactaataaagcaatcatgtcttttcaaaacaacatgtccaaagaaagttaaccctacaaaatcatatagtctggctatgctccattttcaccacacaaaatattcatatcatgcacaacccgatgacaagccaagcaattgtttcatacttttgacgttcttaaaccttttcaactttcacgcaatacatgagcgtgagccatggacatagcactataggtggaatagaatatgatgatggaggttgtatggagaagacaaaaaaaggggaaagtcttacatcgacgcagctaatcaatgggctatggagatgcccatcaattgatgtcaatgcgaggagtagggattgccatacaacggatgcaccaagagctataagtgtataaaatctcaaactgaaactaagtgggtgtgcatccaacttgcttgctcatgaagacctagggcatttgaggaagcccatcattggaatatacaagccaagttctataataaaaattcccactataTATGAAAGTGATCACTCaatagactctctatatgaagaacatggtgctactctgaagcacaagtgtggtgaaaggatagtaacattgttccttctcttttttctttttctttttttctttttttgtaggcttctttggcctctatcttttttttggggggggggcttctttggccacttttattttgatcatgggacaatgtttcaataatgatgatcatcacacttttatttacttacaactcaatattacaactcgatactagaacaaagatatgactctatatgaatgcctccggtggtgtaccggaatatgcaatgatctagcgtagcaatgacatcaaaaaatggacaagccatgaaaacatcatgctagctatcttacgatcatgcaaagcaatgtggCAATAAatactcaagtcatgtatatgatgatgacggaagttgcatggcaatatatctcggaatggctatggaaatgccataataggtaggtatgatggctgttttgaggaagatataaggaggcttatgtgtgatagagcgtatcatatcacgaggtttggatgcatcggcgaagtttgcacaaactctcgaggtgggaaagggcaatgcacggtaccgaagaggctagcaatgatggaagaatgagagtgcgtataatctatgaactcaacattagtcataaagaactcacatacttattgcaaaaatctattagtcatcaaaacaaagtactaagcgcatgctcctagggggatagattgttaggaaaagaccatcgctcgtccccgaccgccactcataaggaagacaatcaataaatacctcatgctccaacttcgttacataacggttcaccatacgtgcatgctacgggagtcacaaacttcaacacaaatatttctacaatccacaactacccactagcatgactctaatatcaccatctttatatcgcaaaactattgcaaggaatcaaacatatcatattcagtgatctacaagttttatgtaggattttatgactagccatgtgaatgaccagttcctgtcatctctctaaatagatataagtgaagcaagggagtttaattctttctacaaaatatatgcccacgctctaacaaatataagtgaagcaaaagagcattctacaagtggaggttttctatgtgaagagaaacaggcaatccaaacatcaaaagatataagtgaagcacatgaagcattctataaagtcatattcaaaagatataagtgaagtgcaataagcattctataaatcaaccaaggactatctcataccagcatggtgcatcaaagaaaagtgaaaactaaatgcaaaagacgctccaagatttacgcatatcatgtgacgaataaaaatatagctccaagtaaaattaccgatgatcgttagaagaaagaggggatgcctttcggggcatccccaagcttggtgtCTTGGGAGTCCTTTAATATTtcctcggggtgccttgggcattcccaagattaggcttttgccactccttattccttcgtccatcgtgatctctcccaaaacatgaaaacttcaatcacacaaaacttaacaaaaagttcggtaagatccgttagtataataaagcaaatcactactctaagtactattgcaaaccaatttatattttatttttgcattgtagctactgtaatataacttttccatggcttaattcactgatagaaatcgacagtttcatcaaaacaagcaaactatgcatcaacaACAGAATCTATTTTAAACAGGACAgtttgtaataatctgaacattcaccatacctctagtacttcaaaaattctgccaaaattaggaaaaataaaaaaaattgtataggaagacagtgcaaaaagtttcagaactgtttgacattccagtaaaaaaatgtaaaatcgcacactacagccaaagtttctgttctgcatcgcacaaaccaacaagcaatgtaaacatcctaaaggtgaatcttggcacattatttttataatacaatggaattgaacaaggggataattatttttgttgaaaagtttctgtaatcaatattcacaaagtttccgtgagcatgaacaaagttcaaggagccccccccccccacttcaacaatgcttgtctttctcactttcactttcctttttgaaaagttttgggttcccctctttatttttttgtttttaaactatataaaaacaCTCAACGTaaataaatgactctataaaacttctggattgtctccctggcagcgctttctttaaagccattaagctaggcatatagtgctcaagtgatgaatccacctggatcccaaggtatatcaaagccaattttaattaacaatgatttgtgatttagtagtgagcacaaagcaacatatatcatgtaatgacgaagtctaactctctttctatgcatcagcatgtcataaaagaacaattcatgcacacaaagtaaaggccaatgcatcgtataaacaatttcttgcaattttatgatATTGGAAGCATGGAGAGGCGGACATgtagttcctttctcataataattgcaagtaggagcagcaagcacatgcatattatatctatcaaaatcatcatgtgtagtagtgaaacgcaacccatcaatataatccttaataagggcaaacttctccgatatagtgtagtcggaagaattcaaatagataataggactatcatgcatgggtgcaatagcaacaatttcatgtttaacataaggaactatagcaagttcatctccataagcataattcatattggcatcttggccacaagcatatcaagcgtcatcaaaaagggatatttcaaaagaataaccgggatcataacaatcatcatagcaatcatccttcggtaagcacgaagggaaattaagtaatgtatgagttgaagagttactctcattagaaggtgggcacgggtagctaatccgct
Proteins encoded in this window:
- the LOC123050259 gene encoding uncharacterized protein, whose translation is MAMRILSLTSSSSGCERNWSAFESIHTKRRNRLTTERCNNLVFIRFNNRMLSRKQKLLEKKKWDVLISTDATEAQGFLFEGGDDYASVVYLDEEDGDVHPGTGISWDLLGEAMGAQEQLQLRRSARVRDLEEEEFESDHDDEEIVDEDEIEYEDD
- the LOC123050250 gene encoding uncharacterized protein, which encodes MDKFVCPIDGKSSKEEALKQLSMNEALFKERRGQCSPYVARWVYSHGIPFNALDNDEFCQMCEAIGKFGPGYEPPTQYELREKLLSDEYARTKSLLDEREKEKIKLGCTIMTDAWTDMKRRSIMNLCMHCSGGTSFLKSKETSDVSHTSEVIFQLVDSAIEEVGAEHVMQVVTDNASNNMGAKKMLLEKRSKIF